In Maylandia zebra isolate NMK-2024a linkage group LG12, Mzebra_GT3a, whole genome shotgun sequence, a single genomic region encodes these proteins:
- the LOC106674719 gene encoding nuclear factor 7, brain-like, producing the protein MAERALFENFLSCHVCSETFRDPVSLSCNHSFCSSCLQKFWKQTKNKNCPICKRKSSKDYPIVNFTLKELADSVAGRQKSGSSETEKREKKLTVVCSKHEEVPKLFCVDEQRAVCPVCEFSLHQSHKVVPVEEAVSDLKEQLKSDLKSLQDKRNKYKQVEKTYNEMREHMKKQLLSTERQIRAEFNKLQQFLKEEEESRLAALREEEEQKGRTISREMKMIEEQISSLSDSISAVEEELQKHSVPFLSSYKDTQSRARAQSSVSDPQLVSGALIDVAKHLGNLSFRVWEKMKEKVHFSPVILDPNTAHCWLYLSDDLTSVRFGDTKQQLPDNPERNTKYPTVFGSEGFSSGKHSWEVEVGDHPVWNVGLSKESVDRKGERFVSPKYGIWCLKYDSGKYTNSDGQTVRVKKSLQRIRVQLDYDRGKVSYHDPEDMTHICTHRHTFTVKLFPYFSVGKARSAKTSDIKICQTEI; encoded by the coding sequence ATGGCTGAGAGAGCTCTTTTTGAAAATTTCCTGAGCTGCCATGTGTGTTCAGAGACTTTCAGAGatcctgtgtctctgagctgcAACCACAGCTTCTGTTCAAGCTGCCTGCAGAAATTCtggaaacaaactaaaaacaaaaactgtcccatttgtaaaagaaaatcttCAAAGGATTATCCTATTGTCAACTTTACACTGAAAGAACTTGCTGATTCAGTTGCTGGGAGACAGAAATCTGGATCATCTGagacagaaaagagagagaagaaattAACAGTGGTGTGCAGTAAACATGAGGAAGTGCCTAAACTGTTCTGTGTGGACGAGCAGAGAgctgtgtgtcctgtgtgtgagTTTTCTCTCCACCAGAGTCACAAAGTGGTTCCTGTAGAAGAAGCAGTCAGTGACCTGAAGGAGCAGCTGAAATCTGACTTAAAGTCTCTGCAGGACAAGaggaacaaatacaaacaagtgGAGAAAACATACAATGAAATGAGGGAACACAtgaagaagcagctgttgtccacagagaggcagatcagagcagagttcaacaagctccagcagttcctgaaagaggaagaggagtccAGACTGGCAGctctgagggaggaagaggagcagaagggGAGGACTATCAGCAGAGAGATGAAGATGATTGAGGAGCAGATCTCCTCTCTGTCAGACAGCATCTCTGCTGTTGAAgaagagctgcagaaacacagcgtGCCATTCCTCAGCAGTTATAAAGACACTCAGAGCAGAGCCAGAGCCCAGAGCTCAGTGTCAGATCCACAGCTGGTCTCAGGAGCACTGATAGATGTggccaaacacctgggcaacCTGTCCTTCAGAGTGTgggagaagatgaaggagaaggTCCACTTCAGTCCTGTCATTCTGGACCCAAACACTGCACACTGCTGGCTCTATCTGTCTGATGATCTGACCAGTGTGAGATTTGGAGACACAAAGCAGCAGCTTCCTGATAATCCAGAGAGAAACACTAAGTATCCCACTGTTTTTGGCTCTGAGGGCTTCAGctcagggaaacacagctgggaggtggaggtgggagaCCATCCTGTCTGGAATGTGGGTTTATCTAAAGAGTCAGTTGACAGGAAGGGAGAGCGTTTTGTTTCACCAAAATATGGAATCTGGTGTTTAAAATATGACAGTGGAAAATACACTAATAGTGATGGTCAGACTGTGAGAGTGAAGAAGAGTCTCCAGAGGATCAGAGTCCAGCTGGACTATGACAGGGGGAAGGTGTCCTACCATGACCCTGAAGACATGACTCACATctgcactcacagacacactttcactgtgaaactcttcccatatttcagtgttggaaaggcaAGAAGTGCCAAAACCTCTGATATCAAAATCTGTCAGactgagatttga
- the LOC143421369 gene encoding E3 ubiquitin-protein ligase TRIM35-like, with translation MAERALFENFLSCHVCTETFRDPVSLSCNHSFCSSCLQKFWEQTKNKNCPICKRKSSKDEPGVNFSLKELADSFAGRQKSGSSETEKGEKKLTVVCSKHEEEPKLFCVDEQRAVCPVCEFSLHQSHKVVPVEEAVSDLKEQLKSDLKSLQDKRNKYKQVEETYNEVIQHSKKQLLSTERQIRAEFNKLRQFLKEEEESRLAALREEEEQKGRTISREMKMIEEQISSLSDSISAVEEELQKHSVPFLSSYKDTQSRARAQSSVSDPQLVSGALIDVAKHLGNLSFRVWEKMKEKVHFSPVILDPNTASGWLYLSDDLTSVRHGDTKQQLPDNPERNTKYTNVFGSEGFSSGKHSWEVEVGEHSGWNVGLVKESVDRKGGRSASPKYGIWCLNHGSGKYTNGVGQTVTVKKSLQRIRVQLDYDRGEVSFYDPEDMTHIYTHRDTFTEKLFPYFSVWKARDAKTSEIKICEIEI, from the coding sequence ATGGCTGAGAGAGCTCTTTTTGAAAATTTCCTGAGCTGCCATGTGTGTACAGAGACTTTCAGAGatcctgtgtctctgagctgcAACCACAGCTTCTGTTCAAGCTGCCTGCAGAAATTCTgggaacaaactaaaaacaaaaactgtcccatttgtaaaagaaaatcttCAAAGGATGAACCAGGTGTGAACTTTTCACTGAAAGAACTTGCTGATTCATTTGCTGGGAGACAGAAATCTGGATCATCTGAGACAgaaaagggagagaagaaaTTAACAGTGGTGTGCAGTAAACATGAGGAAGAGCCTAAACTGTTCTGTGTGGACGAGCAGAGAgctgtgtgtcctgtgtgtgagTTTTCTCTCCACCAGAGTCACAAAGTGGTTCCTGTAGAAGAAGCAGTCAGTGACCTGAAGGAGCAGCTGAAATCTGACTTAAAGTCTCTGCAGGACAAGaggaacaaatacaaacaagtgGAGGAAACATACAATGAAGTGATTCAACACTCCAAGAAGCAGCTGTTGTCCACAGAGAGGCAGATCAGAGCAGAGTTCAACAAGCTCCGGCAGTtcctgaaagaggaagaggagtccAGACTGGCAGctctgagggaggaagaggagcagaagggGAGGACTATCAGCAGAGAGATGAAGATGATTGAGGAGCAGATCTCCTCTCTGTCAGACAGCATCTCTGCTGTTGAAgaagagctgcagaaacacagcgtGCCATTCCTCAGCAGTTATAAAGACACTCAGAGCAGAGCCAGAGCCCAGAGCTCAGTGTCAGATCCACAGCTGGTCTCAGGAGCACTGATAGATGTggccaaacacctgggcaacCTGTCCTTCAGAGTGTgggagaagatgaaggagaaggTCCACTTCAGTCCTGTCATTCTGGACCCAAACACTGCAAGTGGCTGGCTCTATCTGTCTGATGATCTGACCAGTGTGAGACATGGAGACACAAAGCAGCAGCTTCCTGATAATCCAGAGAGAAACACTAAGTATACCAATGTTTTTGGCTCTGAGGGCTTCAGctcagggaaacacagctgggaggtggaggtgggagaACATTCTGGCTGGAATGTGGGTTTAGTTAAAGAGTCAGTTGACAGGAAGGGAGGGCGTTCTGCTTCACCAAAATATGGAATCTGGTGTTTAAATCATGGCAGTGGAAAATACACTAATGGTGTTGGTCAGACTGTGACAGTGAAGAAGAGTCTCCAGAGGATCAGAGTCCAGCTGGACTATGACAGGGGGGAGGTGTCCTTCTATGACCCTGAAGACATGACTCACATCtacactcacagagacactttcACTGAGAAACTCTTCCcatatttcagtgtttggaAGGCAAGAGACGCCAAAACCTCTGAAATCAAAATCTGTGAGATTGAGATTTGA